tacgttctttctttcttttgtgaatttgttttctgtctcaAATGTTTTTAATTCGCTTGGGACctatgtttttcttgtttttttgctcacCCTTTGTGTAGGAGGCATCCTGTCACGTCTGTGGTTGCGTGTAtgccttccttccccttattCGCTTCTTCCTGTCGTGTCacacctctttctctctctccctttccgccttttctttcaatCTTGTTTTCTCGACCAGCCCTACTAGAGGAGAAAGAATAGTAACCCTttcatcaaagaaaatagttCAAACGAATTATGCGCGAAATCGTCTGCGTTCAGGCTGGCCAATGCGGCAACCAGATCGGCTCAAAGTTCTGGGAGGTGATCAGTGACGAGCACGGTGTGGACCCCACAGGTACCTACCAGGGTGACTCTGACCTGCAGCTGGAGCGCATCAATGTGTACTTTGATGAGGCAACGGGAGGTCGCTATGTGCCCCGCTCCGTGCTGATTGATCTGGAGCCAGGTACAATGGACTCCGTACGTGCTGGCCCCTATGGTCAGATCTTCCGCCCCGACAACTTCATCTTTGGACAGTCTGGCGCCGGCAACAACTGGGCAAAGGGCCACTACACGGAGGGTGCGGAACTGATCGACTCTGTGCTCGATGTGTGCTGCAAGGAGGCGGAGAGCTGTGACTGCCTCCAGGGCTTCCAGATCTGCCACTCCCTTGGTGGTGGTACTGGCTCCGGCATGGGTACGCTGCTCATCTCGAAGCTTCGCGAGCAGTACCCTGACCGTATCATGATGACTTTCTCCATCATCCCATCCCCCAAGGTGTCCGACACTGTCGTCGAGCCGTACAATACGACTCTCTCCGTGCACCAACTTGTGGAAAACTCCGATGAGTCGATGTGCATtgacaacgaggcactgtaCGATATTTGCTTCCGCACCCTGAAACTGACAACACCAACGTTCGGTGACCTGAACCACTTGGTGTCTGCTGTTGTGTCCGGCGTCACCTGCTGCCTGCGCTTCCCTGGTCAGTTGAACTCTGACCTCCGTAAGTTGGCTGTGAACCTTGTCCCATTCCCGCGTCTGCACTTCTTCATGATGGGCTTCGCCCCGCTGACCAGCCGCGGCTCGCAGCAGTACCGCGGTCTCTCCGTGCCCGAGCTAACGCAGCAGATGTTCGATGCGAAAAACATGATGCAAGCTGCAGATCCTCGTCACGGCCGCTACCTGACAGCGTCTGCACTCTTCCGCGGCCGCATGTCGACGAAGGAGGTTGATGAGCAGATGCTGAACGTGCAGAACAAGAACTCGTCCTACTTCATTGAGTGGATCCCGAACAACATCAAGTCCTCTGTTTGTGATATCCCACCCAAGGGACTCAAGATGGCTGTCACCTTCATTGGCAACAACACCTGCATCCAGGAGATGTTCCGCCGTGTGGGAGAGCAGTTCACCCTCATGTTCCGTCGCAAGGCGTTCTTGCACTGGTACACTGGCGAGGGTATGGACGAGATGGAATTCACGGAGGCAGAGTCCAACATGAACGATCTCGTGTCTGAGTACCAGCAGTACCAGGATGCCACGATTGAGGAGGAGGGCGAGTTCGACGAGGAGGAGCAATACTAGACGCGGACGGGGCATTTCCCGTTCGTCATTAGCAGTAGGTAATGAAGATGTTTGTTTCTCGTCCCCTTTCTCCTTCGTCCTTCTgtcattttgttcttttgtgtttatgttttgttgtttttttctttaattttttttttcttccacgttTGTGTACATCCGCGCGCCACTCTATTCAGAGAGCCACGGATAGTAGAGGAGGTGGGAAGGGTATATGAGGGACACGCGTACCATGATGTGGGATGTATTGGGGTCCCTGTCTGTCCTTACGTGACTATGTATGAACCGTCACGTGTAAGATGAGCTAGTGAGATCAACAGTACAACTCATCAACACGCCTTCTTCTCGTTAAATGTACACAATCTTGATCCTCCACCTTTATGGGTCCCATTGTTTGCCTCTTCCGCTGTGTGGAGTGCGCCTACACGCACTTCTCACTTCGTAAGTGGTGGTGGCGTAAGTATTGCCTAATGTTGACTCTATGTTCTCCTCTCCTCACCCCCTCGCGGTGCTGATTTCTGACAGATCTTCAAACACTAGTTTAAGCAAAGGACTATTCATCCGTTTATATTAGCAACAGTAGGTACTAGCAccactaacaacaacaacaaagcacttctatttatttatcatgCGTGAGGCTATCTGCATCCACATTGGTCAGGCTGGTTGCCAGGTTGGTAACGCCTGCTGGGAATTGTTCTGCCTGGAACACGGCATTCAACCCGATGGTGCGATGCCCTCTGACAAGACGATTGGCGTTGAGGATGATGCGTTCAACACCTTCTTCTCTGAGACTGGTGCTGGCAAGCACGTTCCCCGCGCGGTGTTCTTGGACCTGGAGCCAACAGTGGTGGATGAAGTGCGCACTGGCACGTACCGCCAGCTGTTCCACCCCGAGCAGCTGATCTCCGGCAAGGAGGATGCGGCCAACAACTACGCTCGTGGCCACTACACCATTGGTAAGGAGATCGTCGACCTCTGCCTGGACCGCATCCGCAAGCTCGCTGACAACTGCACTGGTCTTCAGGGCTTCCTCGTGTATCACGCCGTCGGCGGTGGCACTGGTTCTGGCCTGGGTGCGCTGCTCTTGGAGCGCCTCTCCGTGGACTATGGCAAGAAGTCCAAGCTCGGCTACACGGTGTATCCATCACCGCAGGTGTCGACGGCTGTCGTGGAGCCCTACAACTCTGTGCTCTCGACACACTCACTTCTGGAGCACACCGATGTTGCTGCGATGCTTGACAATGAAGCAATTTATGATTTGACTCGCCGCAACCTCGATATTGAGCGCCCCACGTACACCAACCTGAACCGCCTCATCGGTCAGGTGGTTTCCTCGCTGACAGCGTCCCTCCGCTTCGACGGTGCATTGAACGTGGATCTGACAGAGTTCCAGACAAACCTTGTGCCGTACCCACGTATCCACTTCGTGCTGACAAGCTATGCACCAGTCATCTCCGCAGAGAAGGCCTACCACGAGCAactctctgtctctgagatCTCGAACGCTGTGTTTGAGCCCGCCTCCATGATGACAAAGTGCGACCCCCGCCACGGCAAGTACATGGCGTGCTGCCTCATGTACCGTGGTGACGTTGTGCCAAAGGATGTGAATGCTGCCGTCGCGACCATCAAGACGAAGCGCACGATTCAGTTCGTGGACTGGTCTCCCACAGGCTTCAAGTGCGGTATCAACTACCAGCCACCCACGGTGGTGCCAGGTGGTGACCTTGCCAAGGTGCAGCGCGCGGTATGCATGATCGCCAACTCCACGGCCATCGCAGAGGTGTTCGCTCGTATTGACCACAAATTCGATCTCATGTACAGCAAGCGCGCCTTCGTGCACTGGTACGTCGGTGAGGGTATGGAAGAGGGTGAGTTCTCCGAGGCCCGTGAAGACCTTGCAGCACTTGAGAAGGACTACGAAGAGGTTGGTGCCGAGTCCGCGGATATGGACGGTGAGGAGGATGTGGAGGAGTACTAGAAAGTGTGACAACGTCGCACCATGTGTAGGTTTTCATTtacgttctttctttcttttgtgaatttgttttctgtctcaAATGTTTTTAATTCGCTTGGGACctatgtttttcttgtttttttgctcacCCTTTGTGTAGGAGGCACCCTGTCACGTCTGTGGTTGCGTGTAtgccttccttccccttattCGCTTCTTCCTGTCGTGTCacacctctttctctctctccctttccgccttttctttcaatCTTGTTTTCTCGACCAGCCCTACTAGAGGAGAAAGAATAGTAACCCTttcatcaaagaaaatagttCAAACGAATTATGCGCGAAATCGTCTGCGTTCAGGCTGGCCAATGCGGTAACCAGATCGGCTCAAAGTTCTGGGAGGTGATCAGTGACGAGCACGGTGTGGACCCCACAGGTACCTACCAGGGTGACTCTGACCTGCAGCTGGAGCGCATCAATGTGTACTTTGATGAGGCAACGGGAGGTCGCTATGTGCCCCGCTCCGTGCTGATTGATCTGGAGCCAGGTACAATGGACTCCGTACGTGCTGGCCCCTATGGTCAGATCTTCCGCCCCGACAACTTCATCTTTGGACAGTCTGGCGCCGGCAACAACTGGGCAAAGGGCCACTACACGGAGGGTGCGGAACTGATCGACTCTGTGCTCGATGTGTGCTGCAAGGAGGCGGAGAGCTGTGACTGCCTCCAGGGCTTCCAGATCTGCCACTCCCTTGGTGGTGGTACTGGCTCCGGCATGGGTACGCTGCTCATCTCGAAGCTTCGCGAGCAGTACCCTGACCGTATCATGATGACTTTCTCCATCATCCCATCCCCCAAGGTGTCCGACACTGTCGTCGAGCCGTACAATACGACTCTCTCCGTGCACCAACTTGTGGAAAACTCCGATGAGTCGATGTGCATtgacaacgaggcactgtaCGATATTTGCTTCCGCACCCTGAAACTGACAACACCAACGTTCGGTGACCTGAACCACTTGGTGTCTGCTGTTGTGTCCGGCGTCACCTGCTGCCTGCGCTTCCCTGGTCAGTTGAACTCTGACCTCCGTAAGTTGGCTGTGAACCTTGTCCCATTCCCGCGTCTGCACTTCTTCATGATGGGCTTCGCCCCGCTGACCAGCCGCGGCTCGCAGCAGTACCGCGGTCTCTCCGTGCCCGAGCTAACGCAGCAGATGTTCGATGCGAAAAACATGATGCAAGCTGCAGATCCTCGTCACGGCCGCTACCTGACAGCGTCTGCACTCTTCCGCGGCCGCATGTCGACGAAGGAGGTTGATGAGCAGATGCTGAACGTGCAGAACAAGAACTCGTCCTACTTCATTGAGTGGATCCCGAACAACATCAAGTCCTCTGTTTGCGATATCCCACCCAAGGGACTCAAGATGGCTGTCACCTTCATTGGCAACAACACCTGCATCCAGGAGATGTTCCGCCGTGTGGGAGAGCAGTTCACCCTCATGTTCCGTCGCAAGGCGTTCTTGCACTGGTACACTGGCGAGGGTATGGACGAGATGGAATTCACGGAGGCAGAGTCCAACATGAACGATCTCGTGTCTGAGTACCAGCAGTACCAGGATGCCACGATTGAGGAGGAGGGCGAGTTCGACGAGGAGGAGCAATACTAGACGCGGACGGGGCATTTCCCGTTCGTCATTAGCAGTAGGTAATGAAGATGTTTGTTTCTCGTCCCCTTTCTCCTTCGTCCTTCTgtcattttgttcttttgtgtttatgttttgttgtttttttctttaattttttttttcttccacgttTGTGTACATCCGCGCGCCACTCTATTCAGAGAGCCACGGATAGTAGAGGAGGTGGGAAGGGTATATGAGGGACACGCGTACCATGATGTGGGATGTATTGGGGTCCCTGTCTGTCCTTACGTGACTATGTATGAACCGTCACGTGTAAGATGAGCTAGTGAGATCAACAGTACAACTCATCAACACGCCTTCTTCTCGTTAAATGTACACAATCTTGATCCTCCACCTTTATGGGTCCCATTGTTTGCCTCTTCCGCTGTGTGGAGTGCGCCTACACGCACTTCTCACTTCGTAAGTGGTGGTGGCGTAAGTATTCCCTAATGTTGACTCTATGTTCTCCTCTCCTCACCCCCTCGCGGTGCTGATTTCTGACAGATCTTCAAACACTAGTTTAAGCAAAGGACTATTCATCCGTTTATATTAGCAACAGTAGGTACTAGCAccactaacaacaacaacaaagcacttctatttatttatcatgCGTGAGGCTATCTGCATCCACATTGGTCAGGCTGGTTGCCAGGTTGGTAACGCCTGC
This region of Trypanosoma brucei brucei TREU927 chromosome 1, complete sequence genomic DNA includes:
- a CDS encoding alpha tubulin: MREAICIHIGQAGCQVGNACWELFCLEHGIQPDGAMPSDKTIGVEDDAFNTFFSETGAGKHVPRAVFLDLEPTVVDEVRTGTYRQLFHPEQLISGKEDAANNYARGHYTIGKEIVDLCLDRIRKLADNCTGLQGFLVYHAVGGGTGSGLGALLLERLSVDYGKKSKLGYTVYPSPQVSTAVVEPYNSVLSTHSLLEHTDVAAMLDNEAIYDLTRRNLDIERPTYTNLNRLIGQVVSSLTASLRFDGALNVDLTEFQTNLVPYPRIHFVLTSYAPVISAEKAYHEQLSVSEISNAVFEPASMMTKCDPRHGKYMACCLMYRGDVVPKDVNAAVATIKTKRTIQFVDWSPTGFKCGINYQPPTVVPGGDLAKVQRAVCMIANSTAIAEVFARIDHKFDLMYSKRAFVHWYVGEGMEEGEFSEAREDLAALEKDYEEVGAESADMDGEEDVEEY
- a CDS encoding beta tubulin, with the translated sequence MREIVCVQAGQCGNQIGSKFWEVISDEHGVDPTGTYQGDSDLQLERINVYFDEATGGRYVPRSVLIDLEPGTMDSVRAGPYGQIFRPDNFIFGQSGAGNNWAKGHYTEGAELIDSVLDVCCKEAESCDCLQGFQICHSLGGGTGSGMGTLLISKLREQYPDRIMMTFSIIPSPKVSDTVVEPYNTTLSVHQLVENSDESMCIDNEALYDICFRTLKLTTPTFGDLNHLVSAVVSGVTCCLRFPGQLNSDLRKLAVNLVPFPRLHFFMMGFAPLTSRGSQQYRGLSVPELTQQMFDAKNMMQAADPRHGRYLTASALFRGRMSTKEVDEQMLNVQNKNSSYFIEWIPNNIKSSVCDIPPKGLKMAVTFIGNNTCIQEMFRRVGEQFTLMFRRKAFLHWYTGEGMDEMEFTEAESNMNDLVSEYQQYQDATIEEEGEFDEEEQY
- a CDS encoding beta tubulin, with the protein product MREIVCVQAGQCGNQIGSKFWEVISDEHGVDPTGTYQGDSDLQLERINVYFDEATGGRYVPRSVLIDLEPGTMDSVRAGPYGQIFRPDNFIFGQSGAGNNWAKGHYTEGAELIDSVLDVCCKEAESCDCLQGFQICHSLGGGTGSGMGTLLISKLREQYPDRIMMTFSIIPSPKVSDTVVEPYNTTLSVHQLVENSDESMCIDNEALYDICFRTLKLTTPTFGDLNHLVSAVVSGVTCCLRFPGQLNSDLRKLAVNLVPFPRLHFFMMGFAPLTSRGSQQYRGLSVPELTQQMFDAKNMMQAADPRHGRYLTASALFRGRMSTKEVDEQMLNVQNKNSSYFIEWIPNNIKSSVCDIPPKGLKMAVTFIGNNTCIQEMFRRVGEQFTLMFRRKAFLHWYTGEGMDEMEFTEAESNMNDLVSEYQQYQDATIEEEGEFDEEEQY